Proteins found in one Sulfuricurvum sp. genomic segment:
- a CDS encoding ABC-F family ATP-binding cassette domain-containing protein codes for STLMKIVHGSLDTDAGERINRQGIEIKMLSQVPKFDPSHTVREAIEAGLGELKSAKVRFDEISLLLAEEVDNASLLDEQAHLTNFLDHHNAWNLDDKIERVMHHFMLKEYENKKVDLLSGGEQRRVALASLLLQKPDILLLDEPTNHLDVYMVEFLEELILKERFTLLFISHDRYFIDQVATKTIEVEDCALREFNGGYSNYLEQKQELLRTMAQQHDNLLKLLKTENEWLRRGVKARLKRNEGRKQRVLQLREDAKNNPSKIRKMKLELEREAKHFNRGEGVNRQKMLFEIEHLGLTLGDKILIKDFSTRILQKDVIAVVGPNGSGKSTLLKALLGRLKPTSGIIKMGDLTIGYFDQHREMLDDNLNLIETFCPHGGDRVDAQGQDYHVYGYLKNFLFPREFLDKKIGVLSGGEKNRVALALLFTKKVDCLILDEPTNDLDIPTINILEEKLQNFPGAVILVSHDRYFVDKIAKKLFIFKGDGTIEESYKPYSEYLEDEKEFQEMDAMEAEFAKSATPAVAVQSEKQKVFKLTFNEQRALEKLPAEIEALEAKIDELNASLADPKKYEKIGISVLAEELEKTKKIYEEKVDELLAIEEKVEEIEALKNS; via the coding sequence AGTACGCGAAGCGATCGAAGCGGGTCTTGGCGAGCTGAAATCGGCAAAAGTCCGTTTCGATGAGATATCACTCCTCCTCGCCGAAGAGGTTGACAATGCCTCACTTCTCGATGAACAAGCCCATCTCACCAATTTCCTCGATCACCACAACGCCTGGAATCTTGATGATAAAATCGAACGGGTGATGCACCACTTTATGCTCAAAGAGTATGAGAATAAAAAGGTCGATCTCCTCAGCGGAGGGGAACAGCGTCGTGTCGCCCTCGCCTCACTCTTACTCCAAAAACCCGATATTCTACTCCTCGATGAACCAACCAACCATCTTGACGTCTACATGGTCGAATTTCTCGAAGAGCTGATTCTAAAAGAGCGCTTCACCCTCCTCTTTATCTCGCATGACCGTTACTTCATCGATCAGGTCGCGACCAAAACCATCGAAGTCGAAGATTGTGCCCTGAGAGAATTTAATGGAGGCTACAGCAACTATCTGGAACAAAAGCAGGAATTGCTTCGTACCATGGCTCAACAGCATGACAACCTCCTCAAACTCCTCAAAACTGAGAACGAATGGCTCCGTCGCGGGGTCAAAGCGCGCCTAAAACGGAACGAAGGGCGGAAACAACGGGTCTTACAGCTGCGTGAAGATGCCAAGAACAACCCTAGCAAAATCCGAAAAATGAAACTCGAACTCGAACGTGAGGCAAAACACTTCAACCGCGGAGAAGGGGTAAACCGCCAAAAGATGCTTTTTGAAATCGAGCATCTCGGACTTACACTCGGCGATAAGATTCTCATCAAAGACTTTTCGACCCGAATCTTGCAAAAAGATGTTATCGCCGTCGTCGGTCCCAACGGAAGCGGAAAGTCAACTTTGCTTAAAGCACTTCTCGGACGTCTCAAACCCACCAGCGGGATTATCAAAATGGGGGATCTCACAATCGGCTATTTTGATCAACATCGTGAAATGCTCGATGACAATCTTAACCTCATCGAGACATTCTGCCCTCACGGCGGAGATCGTGTCGATGCACAGGGTCAAGATTACCATGTATATGGATACCTGAAAAACTTCCTCTTCCCAAGAGAATTTTTGGACAAAAAAATCGGTGTCCTCAGCGGCGGAGAAAAAAACCGTGTTGCCCTTGCCCTCCTCTTTACCAAAAAAGTGGACTGTCTGATCCTCGATGAGCCGACCAACGATCTCGATATCCCGACGATCAATATCCTCGAAGAGAAACTTCAAAACTTCCCCGGAGCCGTTATCCTCGTCAGTCATGACAGATATTTCGTAGATAAAATTGCGAAAAAGCTCTTTATTTTCAAAGGTGACGGAACCATCGAAGAGAGCTATAAACCGTACAGCGAATACCTCGAAGACGAAAAAGAGTTCCAGGAAATGGACGCTATGGAAGCAGAGTTTGCCAAGTCTGCAACTCCCGCTGTAGCGGTGCAGAGCGAAAAACAAAAAGTCTTCAAACTCACCTTCAACGAACAACGCGCCCTCGAAAAACTCCCAGCAGAAATCGAAGCCCTCGAAGCCAAGATCGATGAACTAAACGCCTCCCTCGCCGATCCGAAAAAATACGAAAAAATCGGAATCAGCGTTCTGGCCGAAGAGCTGGAAAAAACAAAAAAAATCTATGAAGAGAAAGTGGATGAACTCCTCGCTATTGAGGAAAAAGTCGAAGAAATCGAAGCGCTCAAAAACAGTTAA
- a CDS encoding D-hexose-6-phosphate mutarotase encodes MDIETLNSLYSHAGYVTFKEGPNGFPIALITTPHATAAITPYGAHLLSYRFTSDSDDLLFLSEKAIFREGTPIRGGVPVCWPWFGPDPQHLGRSDHGLVRTRMWNVVSSDLLPDQECSITFELTDTPETYALWPHRFCLTLKLTVGKSLTLELTTKNLGDTPVELTQALHTYFNIGDITQTRITGLEGFTYTDKTDDSREKPQKNAIRIDAETDRVYPTDGRDIVIRDETFNRNIRIESKGSNTAVIWNPWIRVCEQKADLNAEDYKKMICVETANAGNDIVTLLPSQHHVLKTVYSIKS; translated from the coding sequence ATGGACATCGAGACTCTCAATTCTCTGTATTCGCATGCAGGGTATGTCACCTTTAAAGAAGGGCCGAACGGCTTTCCGATTGCTTTAATCACGACACCTCACGCTACCGCAGCCATTACCCCATACGGTGCTCATTTGCTCTCCTATCGTTTCACCTCTGACTCGGACGATCTGCTGTTTCTAAGTGAAAAAGCGATCTTTCGTGAAGGAACTCCAATACGTGGCGGTGTCCCTGTCTGCTGGCCGTGGTTCGGCCCTGATCCGCAGCACCTAGGGCGAAGCGACCACGGACTTGTACGCACCCGTATGTGGAATGTTGTCTCTTCCGATCTTCTCCCCGATCAAGAATGCAGTATCACTTTTGAGTTGACCGATACCCCTGAAACCTATGCCCTATGGCCTCACCGATTTTGCCTGACTCTAAAGCTCACGGTCGGCAAATCACTTACCCTTGAGCTTACAACCAAAAATCTCGGAGATACACCGGTGGAGCTTACTCAAGCACTTCACACCTACTTTAACATTGGGGATATCACCCAAACAAGAATAACCGGTCTCGAAGGATTCACCTATACCGATAAAACCGATGACAGCCGAGAAAAGCCTCAAAAAAATGCCATCCGAATCGATGCCGAAACCGACCGTGTCTATCCTACCGACGGTAGAGATATCGTAATTCGTGATGAGACATTCAATCGAAACATACGTATTGAGTCAAAAGGAAGCAATACAGCTGTGATTTGGAATCCGTGGATACGGGTATGTGAGCAAAAAGCGGATTTAAATGCAGAAGACTACAAAAAAATGATTTGTGTCGAAACGGCAAATGCAGGCAATGATATTGTTACCCTCTTACCGTCTCAACACCATGTTTTAAAGACAGTTTATTCGATAAAAAGCTAG
- a CDS encoding Dabb family protein — translation MLVHIVMFQFKEENKEANLARVKAMLEALPSKIDSLKSMEVGVDVSRSERSFDLVLTSIFENQAGLDFYVPHPAHQEVVSVIKEATSLSKVVDYIR, via the coding sequence ATGTTAGTTCATATTGTCATGTTTCAGTTTAAAGAAGAGAACAAAGAGGCCAATCTGGCTCGGGTAAAAGCAATGCTCGAAGCGCTTCCGTCCAAGATAGATAGCCTTAAAAGTATGGAAGTCGGTGTCGATGTCAGCCGAAGCGAGCGTTCATTTGATTTGGTTCTGACCTCAATATTTGAGAATCAGGCAGGATTGGATTTCTATGTTCCCCATCCGGCACACCAAGAGGTTGTCAGCGTAATTAAAGAGGCGACGAGTCTCTCTAAAGTTGTCGATTATATTCGATAG
- a CDS encoding NAD(P)H-dependent glycerol-3-phosphate dehydrogenase: MKKVGIIGAGKWGEALSFAMSEKNEVIITSRTPRNWPNFRPLEEVLKCEYLIITVPAQQIGKWLEENFVFSGQKILVAAKGIEASSGRFLNEIYMQYIPSENLCFLSGPSFAAEVIRSLPTALVINSTSLSTAREFAALFPKFIRTYVSEDVIGAEITGAYKNVIAIAAGICEGLGLGHNAAASLIARGLVEMERFGRAYGASQESFLGLSGAGDLFLTASSSMSRNYRVGLGLAQGKNKEQVCMEIGEVSEGIGTAYALHEIAEARGVYLPIAAEVYAILEGKSPRQSLKDLIER, from the coding sequence ATGAAAAAAGTAGGGATTATCGGTGCAGGCAAATGGGGTGAAGCGCTCAGTTTTGCGATGAGTGAAAAAAATGAGGTTATTATTACGTCACGCACTCCTCGGAACTGGCCGAATTTTAGACCTCTCGAAGAAGTGTTAAAGTGCGAATATCTCATCATAACCGTTCCAGCACAACAGATCGGGAAATGGCTTGAGGAAAATTTTGTTTTTTCGGGACAAAAAATCCTTGTTGCGGCAAAAGGGATCGAAGCCTCAAGCGGCCGATTTTTGAATGAAATCTATATGCAGTATATTCCCAGCGAAAATCTCTGTTTTCTCTCCGGCCCTTCATTTGCGGCTGAAGTGATCCGTTCGCTTCCGACTGCATTGGTGATTAATTCGACTTCGCTTTCTACGGCACGTGAGTTTGCCGCATTGTTCCCAAAATTTATCCGTACCTATGTGAGCGAGGATGTCATCGGAGCGGAGATTACGGGAGCGTATAAAAACGTTATCGCTATTGCCGCCGGGATTTGCGAGGGACTTGGACTGGGCCATAACGCAGCTGCCAGTTTGATCGCACGGGGCCTTGTCGAAATGGAACGTTTCGGACGGGCATACGGAGCTTCACAAGAGAGTTTTTTAGGTTTGAGCGGTGCCGGGGATCTGTTTTTAACAGCCAGTTCTTCGATGTCGCGTAACTACCGGGTTGGGCTTGGATTGGCACAGGGTAAAAACAAAGAACAAGTATGCATGGAAATAGGTGAAGTGAGTGAAGGGATCGGGACAGCTTATGCACTCCATGAGATTGCAGAAGCACGAGGGGTATATCTTCCCATTGCCGCAGAGGTATATGCCATTTTAGAGGGGAAATCTCCTCGACAAAGTTTAAAAGATTTAATTGAAAGGTAG
- a CDS encoding NAD-binding protein — MIYKSALVFGFNEYAKQIALQISGEYPSFAVFVMTEAEKTFARLAGFEAELFDLSEDWKSIEERFNINELIVFCALDNDAENVFLTISLRATFENLPIIALAGDHESAEKMKSAGANKVMPILQITAGIISEMLEKPTVTEVLHDIFYEDSKLKIAQITVSKGSFVVGKHLHDIDWGNEYDVLVLAIVDFQLGATFSFTSRGHNHHIDPDDILVVIGYEDKIAAFSKAMEVSV; from the coding sequence ATGATTTACAAAAGCGCATTGGTGTTCGGTTTTAATGAATATGCCAAACAAATAGCATTGCAAATTTCCGGTGAATACCCCTCTTTTGCCGTATTTGTTATGACTGAAGCGGAAAAAACATTTGCACGCTTAGCCGGTTTTGAAGCGGAATTGTTTGATCTCAGTGAAGACTGGAAGAGTATTGAAGAACGTTTTAATATCAATGAACTGATCGTCTTCTGTGCATTGGACAACGATGCAGAAAATGTCTTTTTAACGATCTCTTTACGTGCAACGTTTGAAAATCTCCCTATTATTGCTTTGGCCGGGGATCATGAAAGTGCCGAGAAAATGAAAAGTGCCGGTGCCAACAAAGTGATGCCGATTTTGCAGATTACTGCCGGTATTATAAGCGAAATGCTTGAAAAGCCGACGGTTACCGAAGTACTCCATGATATTTTTTATGAAGATTCAAAACTAAAAATAGCACAAATAACCGTTTCAAAAGGGAGTTTTGTGGTGGGAAAACATCTGCATGATATTGATTGGGGAAACGAGTACGATGTATTGGTTTTAGCCATTGTGGATTTTCAGTTGGGAGCAACGTTCAGCTTTACGTCACGAGGGCACAATCACCATATCGATCCCGACGACATTTTGGTGGTTATCGGTTATGAGGATAAAATAGCCGCATTTTCGAAGGCAATGGAGGTATCGGTATGA
- a CDS encoding ion transporter translates to MFSQWMVGIAFFLHASPRYRHAKKFFYNLLENPAYPYKRFFDYTMMVLIVISVYILILHVKHEVSPKWIFFNNYVVSFIFFIEYMLRLWVYSDTSKIVIEQYEHDVFIQRPFNYFNALRTIFKNKLTFVTSTSSIIDMLAIMPFFHEFRILRVFILFRVFKLFRYSRSLSQLVSILSSKKFEIFTLGIFAAVIILVSSVLIYVMEAHNPESKINTLFDALYWSVVTIFTVGYGDFVPVTDEGRIVAMAIIIAGIAVISFATSIVVSAFTEKLDQIKEEKLIDDVGKIDQFYLICGYSPLAAEVARQFIRHGNKIVILELDKEKVQQAHKDGFTALAYDSGSLHSYQAIKIDIPSQAKAVILLRESDVLNVYTALTIRELSKKVPLLSILHQDENRRKLSFAGINEIVYTQELIGLISKEVSGRPVAFEVIHALRSENSGVFIEEIGLDATMAERFFEIAKLPLFHKRLIVLGIYKTSDRKFLFNPSTDLIIKEGDVAIVIATRSLIDEFQTLMYQKGKR, encoded by the coding sequence ATGTTCAGCCAATGGATGGTAGGGATCGCTTTTTTTCTCCATGCGTCCCCCCGCTATCGGCATGCCAAAAAGTTTTTTTACAATCTTCTCGAAAATCCTGCATATCCTTATAAAAGATTTTTTGATTATACGATGATGGTGCTGATTGTTATCAGCGTCTATATCTTGATCCTGCATGTCAAACATGAAGTGAGTCCGAAATGGATTTTTTTCAATAACTATGTTGTTTCATTTATCTTTTTTATTGAATATATGCTCCGATTATGGGTATACAGTGACACCTCGAAAATAGTTATCGAACAGTATGAACATGATGTATTTATACAGCGCCCATTTAATTACTTTAATGCCTTACGTACCATTTTTAAAAATAAGCTTACTTTCGTAACGTCTACATCGTCCATCATTGACATGTTGGCAATTATGCCGTTTTTCCATGAATTTCGGATATTGCGTGTTTTTATCTTATTCCGGGTGTTCAAGCTTTTCCGCTATTCCCGAAGTTTGTCACAGCTTGTTTCGATTCTTTCATCCAAAAAATTTGAGATTTTCACTCTCGGGATTTTTGCCGCAGTCATTATTCTGGTCTCCTCTGTATTGATTTACGTTATGGAAGCGCATAATCCGGAATCGAAGATTAATACGCTCTTTGATGCCTTGTATTGGTCCGTCGTAACGATTTTCACTGTAGGGTACGGGGATTTTGTTCCGGTTACGGATGAAGGCCGTATCGTCGCTATGGCGATAATCATCGCAGGGATTGCTGTTATCTCTTTTGCAACATCGATCGTTGTATCGGCTTTTACGGAAAAACTCGATCAGATTAAAGAGGAAAAATTAATCGATGATGTAGGCAAGATCGATCAGTTTTATTTGATATGCGGATATTCTCCACTCGCAGCAGAGGTGGCGCGGCAGTTTATACGTCATGGAAATAAGATTGTTATATTGGAACTCGATAAAGAAAAAGTCCAGCAGGCACACAAAGACGGGTTTACCGCTTTAGCATACGATTCAGGATCGCTGCACTCTTATCAAGCGATCAAAATAGACATCCCAAGTCAGGCGAAAGCCGTTATATTGCTGCGGGAGAGTGATGTTTTAAATGTTTATACGGCTTTGACGATTCGTGAACTCTCTAAAAAAGTGCCTTTACTCTCAATTTTGCATCAAGATGAAAACCGCCGCAAGCTCTCTTTTGCAGGGATTAATGAGATTGTTTATACGCAAGAATTAATCGGTCTTATCAGTAAAGAGGTGAGCGGCCGGCCGGTAGCCTTTGAGGTTATTCATGCGCTGCGATCTGAAAACAGCGGGGTGTTTATCGAAGAGATTGGATTGGATGCGACGATGGCAGAACGCTTTTTTGAGATTGCGAAACTCCCGCTCTTTCATAAACGGTTGATCGTATTGGGAATATACAAAACATCGGATAGAAAATTTTTATTTAACCCTTCGACAGACTTAATCATCAAGGAGGGGGATGTCGCAATTGTCATTGCTACGCGCTCCTTGATCGATGAATTTCAAACGCTCATGTACCAAAAAGGGAAGAGATGA
- the gatB gene encoding Asp-tRNA(Asn)/Glu-tRNA(Gln) amidotransferase subunit GatB, which produces MFETIIGLEVHVQLNTQSKLFCSCPTSFNHEQNTNTCPTCLALPGALPVLNKEAVRKAGMFGTAVGATINRTSFFDRKSYFYPDSPSAYQITQLYTPIVEHGKLTIDFEDGSHKTIRINRAHIEADAGKNIHDGPISKVDLNRAGTPLLEIVSEPDMRSAEDAISYLKKLHSIVRYIDISDANMQEGSFRVDVNVSIRPKGDEKLYTRVEIKNINSFRFIQRAIELEVARQKEAWEDGVYEQEIVQETRLFDQVKQETRSMRGKEEAADYRYFPEPDLLKVIVDDAMYANILNIPELPDAKKERFVTAFGLREYDAAVITADLENAHYFESMLECGITAKNAVTWLTVELQGRLKGGISAYESPVSAQTLGTLVKRIEESVISGKAAKEVLDHLLENEGGDVDEVIEKLGLKQVSDTGALEALIDEILAANTDKVAEYKSGKDKLFGFFVGQAMKASKGSANPNTLNEILQSKLAQ; this is translated from the coding sequence ATGTTTGAAACCATTATCGGTTTGGAAGTCCACGTCCAGCTTAATACCCAGTCTAAACTTTTTTGCTCATGTCCTACCAGCTTTAACCACGAACAAAACACCAATACCTGTCCGACCTGTCTCGCATTGCCGGGTGCATTGCCGGTACTCAACAAAGAAGCGGTTCGTAAAGCGGGAATGTTCGGTACGGCAGTTGGTGCCACGATCAACCGAACCTCGTTTTTTGACCGTAAGAGCTATTTTTATCCGGACAGCCCGAGTGCGTACCAAATTACTCAGCTTTATACTCCCATCGTCGAACACGGGAAACTGACGATCGACTTCGAAGACGGAAGCCATAAAACCATCCGTATCAACCGTGCCCATATCGAAGCGGATGCGGGGAAAAACATCCATGACGGTCCTATTTCAAAAGTGGACCTAAACCGTGCGGGGACACCGTTGCTTGAGATCGTTTCCGAACCGGATATGCGTTCAGCCGAAGATGCGATTTCGTATCTTAAAAAGCTCCACTCAATTGTCCGTTATATCGATATCTCCGATGCGAACATGCAAGAGGGATCATTCCGTGTTGACGTAAACGTCTCTATTCGTCCAAAAGGGGATGAAAAACTCTATACCCGTGTCGAGATCAAAAACATCAACAGCTTCCGCTTTATCCAACGTGCGATCGAGCTTGAGGTAGCACGTCAGAAAGAGGCGTGGGAAGACGGTGTGTATGAGCAGGAGATTGTTCAGGAAACCCGTCTGTTTGACCAGGTGAAACAAGAAACCCGCTCGATGCGCGGCAAAGAGGAAGCGGCGGATTATCGCTATTTCCCTGAACCCGATTTGCTCAAAGTGATCGTGGATGATGCGATGTATGCAAATATCCTCAATATCCCTGAACTCCCGGATGCGAAAAAAGAGCGTTTTGTAACCGCATTCGGTCTTCGTGAATACGATGCGGCTGTGATCACGGCTGATTTGGAAAATGCCCATTATTTCGAATCGATGCTGGAGTGCGGTATTACGGCAAAAAATGCAGTCACATGGCTCACGGTAGAGTTGCAGGGGCGTCTCAAAGGGGGGATCAGTGCATATGAGTCTCCGGTCAGTGCCCAAACCCTCGGTACCCTTGTCAAACGGATCGAGGAGAGTGTTATCAGCGGTAAAGCAGCCAAAGAAGTTCTCGACCATCTCCTTGAGAACGAGGGGGGCGATGTCGATGAAGTGATCGAAAAACTGGGGCTTAAACAAGTCAGCGACACCGGTGCTCTCGAAGCGCTGATCGATGAGATTTTAGCGGCTAATACCGACAAAGTGGCAGAATACAAATCGGGTAAAGACAAACTGTTCGGATTCTTCGTCGGACAGGCTATGAAAGCATCGAAAGGTTCGGCAAATCCTAATACGCTGAATGAGATTCTCCAATCCAAACTAGCGCAATAA
- a CDS encoding thiamine phosphate synthase produces the protein MKTYLITDPAYYGSEPFVLTSSLETVFTRTLPDFILLRDKQTSDYPNLAQTFVEVCRNHHVPNVLLHGDYILANALKADGVHLTSAQSDLIINAKALGLYVIISTHTYEEALKAQDLGADAITYSPIFASPNKGEPKGLEDLKEIVDKISIPIFALGGITTDEQINAVEKCGVFGFASIRYFI, from the coding sequence GTGAAAACTTATCTGATCACTGATCCCGCCTACTATGGAAGTGAGCCATTTGTGCTCACATCTTCTCTCGAAACTGTTTTTACCCGTACACTTCCGGATTTTATTCTACTTAGAGACAAACAAACCTCTGATTATCCTAATCTTGCACAAACTTTTGTCGAAGTATGCCGAAATCATCACGTCCCTAATGTTCTTTTACACGGTGATTATATACTTGCGAATGCTTTAAAAGCTGACGGAGTGCATTTGACGTCTGCACAGTCTGATCTCATCATTAACGCAAAAGCTTTGGGTCTTTATGTCATTATCAGTACCCATACCTATGAAGAAGCCCTCAAAGCTCAGGATTTAGGTGCCGATGCGATCACTTACAGTCCGATATTTGCGTCTCCGAACAAAGGAGAACCCAAGGGTTTAGAGGATTTAAAAGAAATAGTGGATAAAATAAGTATACCTATTTTTGCGCTCGGCGGGATTACGACCGATGAGCAAATAAACGCGGTCGAAAAATGCGGAGTATTCGGCTTCGCTTCGATCCGATATTTTATATAA
- a CDS encoding F0F1 ATP synthase subunit A codes for MGELFTFFGLISHEHTFIFLTHMLLTAAIVLVIAKMATSNLRLVPTGAQNVMEAYLSGVLAMGADVMGKAEARRYLPLVATIGLFVGIANVIGVLPGFEAPSAFLDFTLALALVVFVYYNFEGIRRNGIISYFKHFMGPVWWLAWLMFPIEIVSHISRIISLSFRLFGNVKGDDMFLMVLLMLAPWILPIVPFALLTFMAFLQAFIFMMLTYVYLGGAVLLHDEH; via the coding sequence ATGGGTGAGTTGTTTACCTTCTTCGGCCTTATCAGCCACGAACACACGTTCATTTTCCTCACACACATGTTGCTAACAGCGGCAATTGTTCTTGTGATCGCAAAAATGGCGACGTCAAATCTTCGTCTTGTTCCAACCGGAGCACAAAACGTAATGGAAGCATATCTTAGCGGCGTTCTTGCTATGGGTGCGGATGTAATGGGTAAAGCGGAAGCTCGCCGTTACCTTCCTCTTGTTGCGACGATCGGTCTTTTCGTCGGTATCGCAAACGTTATCGGAGTCCTTCCGGGTTTTGAAGCGCCGAGTGCGTTTTTGGATTTTACGCTAGCACTTGCTTTGGTCGTTTTCGTATACTATAACTTCGAAGGTATCCGTCGTAACGGTATTATCAGCTACTTCAAACACTTTATGGGTCCTGTATGGTGGTTGGCATGGTTGATGTTCCCGATCGAGATAGTTTCACATATCTCTCGTATCATCTCTTTGAGCTTCCGATTATTCGGTAACGTCAAAGGGGACGATATGTTCTTGATGGTATTGTTGATGTTGGCTCCATGGATTCTTCCAATCGTTCCGTTTGCATTGTTGACATTTATGGCATTCTTGCAAGCATTCATTTTCATGATGCTCACCTACGTTTACCTCGGTGGTGCGGTTCTTCTTCACGACGAACACTGA
- a CDS encoding c-type cytochrome, whose translation MKTRGIFVVGLASLLMSSFCSAKTLETPSMIYKNRCANCHGLKANGVPKLKEQPGTSVEEAAANGMASQEKSDIYGPPLNTLSKEELVVKLKDLRNKDFDSKSAHSVMQKNLKKVEEREGKFSDEKMAEYIVTTFGQK comes from the coding sequence ATGAAAACACGTGGAATATTTGTAGTTGGTCTTGCATCTTTATTAATGTCGAGTTTCTGCAGCGCGAAAACATTGGAAACGCCGAGTATGATCTATAAAAACCGTTGTGCTAACTGTCATGGTTTGAAAGCCAACGGAGTGCCAAAACTCAAAGAACAGCCGGGTACTTCGGTGGAAGAAGCTGCAGCCAACGGTATGGCATCGCAAGAAAAAAGTGATATTTACGGTCCTCCTCTAAACACTTTGAGTAAAGAAGAACTTGTAGTTAAATTGAAAGATTTAAGAAATAAAGATTTTGACAGTAAATCGGCGCACTCTGTAATGCAAAAGAACTTGAAGAAAGTTGAAGAGCGTGAAGGTAAATTTTCAGACGAAAAAATGGCAGAGTACATCGTTACGACATTCGGTCAAAAATAA
- a CDS encoding bifunctional riboflavin kinase/FAD synthetase, with protein MPLSKVDSISIGGFDGMHIGHQRLFEELGENGAIVVIETGYANLTPGSEREHYTHYPIFYYSLEDIRHLEGEEFIAILKHRFPSLAKIVVGYDFHFGKNRRYSYANLHELFTGEIRVIEQVCLDNDSVHSHKIRNKIQIGDITGANRFLGHNYTIKGSVVKGQGIGKTELVPTINLECPGYLLPYEGVYAAFTRIDNEEHFHPSVVFVGHRVTTDGSYAIESHILGETIESCSNASVSFVKFIRKNQKFESLDALKEAIQNDIAFAKTELRHLSL; from the coding sequence ATGCCTTTATCAAAGGTTGATTCGATCAGTATCGGCGGATTTGACGGGATGCATATCGGGCATCAGCGGTTATTTGAGGAACTGGGTGAAAACGGCGCGATCGTCGTCATTGAGACAGGATATGCCAACCTTACTCCCGGCAGCGAACGTGAACACTACACCCATTATCCGATATTTTATTATTCCCTTGAAGATATTCGCCATTTGGAAGGGGAGGAGTTTATCGCCATCCTCAAACACCGATTCCCAAGCTTGGCCAAAATAGTTGTCGGATATGATTTCCATTTCGGGAAAAACCGCCGTTATTCATACGCCAATCTGCATGAGCTTTTTACAGGTGAAATTCGGGTTATCGAGCAGGTTTGTCTTGATAACGATTCCGTCCATTCCCATAAAATCCGAAATAAAATCCAAATCGGAGATATTACAGGAGCAAACCGTTTTTTGGGACATAATTACACCATTAAAGGCTCCGTGGTAAAAGGGCAGGGGATCGGTAAAACCGAACTCGTACCGACGATCAACCTGGAGTGCCCGGGTTATTTGCTCCCTTATGAGGGAGTGTATGCAGCGTTTACACGTATCGATAATGAAGAACATTTTCACCCTTCAGTCGTGTTTGTAGGCCATCGTGTCACTACGGATGGGAGCTATGCGATCGAGAGCCATATTTTGGGTGAGACAATAGAATCGTGTTCGAACGCATCGGTCAGTTTCGTCAAATTTATACGTAAAAATCAGAAGTTTGAATCCCTTGATGCTCTCAAAGAAGCGATTCAAAACGATATTGCATTTGCCAAGACAGAACTGCGTCATTTGAGCTTATAA